One genomic window of Nicotiana sylvestris chromosome 10, ASM39365v2, whole genome shotgun sequence includes the following:
- the LOC104215574 gene encoding cell wall / vacuolar inhibitor of fructosidase 1-like gives MRNLFPIFMLITNLAFNNDNNNNNLINSTCRATPNYPLCLTTLQSDPRTSEAEGADLTTLGLVMVDAVKLKSIEIMENFKKLEKSNPELRLPLSQCYIVYYAVLHADVTVAVEALKRGVPKFAENGMVDVAVEAETCEFSFKYNGLVSPVSDVNREIIELSSVAKSIIRMLL, from the coding sequence atgagaaactTATTCCCCATATTTATGCTAATCACCAATCTGGCATtcaacaacgacaacaacaataataatctCATCAACTCGACCTGCAGAGCCACCCCTAACTACCCACTTTGTCTCACTACCCTTCAATCCGATCCGCGTACCTCCGAGGCCGAGGGGGCGGACCTCACCACCCTCGGCCTCGTCATGGTAGATGCGGTAAAATTAAAGTCCATTGAAATAAtggaaaattttaaaaaactcGAAAAATCGAACCCCGAGTTAAGACTACCTCTTAGCCAATGTTACATAGTGTATTATGCTGTTCTTCATGCTGATGTAACTGTTGCTGTTGAAGCTTTAAAAAGAGGTGTCCCTAAATTTGCTGAAAATGGAATGGTTGATGTTGCTGTAGAAGCAGAAACTTGTGAGTTTAGTTTTAAGTATAATGGATTGGTTTCTCCAGTTTCTGATGTGAATAGGGAGATTATTGAACTCTCTTCTGTGGCTAAATCCATTATTAGAATGCTATTGTGA